A single region of the Fodinicurvata sp. EGI_FJ10296 genome encodes:
- a CDS encoding MucR family transcriptional regulator, translating to MNLRDERQDSPARDENNQDSLIRMTALITASYVAKNPVAPTDLPSLVHNVHQALAWLGDTPSQEPPRQQKPAVPIKRSVQPDYIVCLEDGRKLQMLKRHLRTQYNMTPEDYRAKWNLPHDYPMVAPNYSQKRSSFAKSIGLGTSATKPAQKHKRR from the coding sequence ATGAATCTGAGAGACGAGAGACAGGATAGCCCGGCACGGGACGAGAATAACCAAGACAGCCTGATCAGGATGACAGCCCTGATCACTGCGTCTTATGTCGCGAAGAACCCAGTCGCGCCGACTGACCTTCCGTCCCTGGTGCACAACGTACACCAGGCACTGGCCTGGCTCGGCGATACGCCATCCCAGGAACCCCCCAGACAGCAGAAACCCGCTGTTCCGATCAAACGCAGCGTTCAACCCGACTATATCGTTTGCCTTGAGGACGGCCGCAAATTGCAGATGCTGAAGCGGCATCTCCGGACCCAGTACAACATGACCCCGGAAGACTATCGTGCGAAGTGGAACTTGCCGCACGATTATCCAATGGTTGCGCCCAATTACTCGCAGAAGCGGTCAAGCTTCGCCAAATCCATCGGACTTGGAACGAGCGCCACCAAGCCAGCTCAGAAGCACAAACGTCGCTAG
- the recJ gene encoding single-stranded-DNA-specific exonuclease RecJ — protein sequence MAVAAAGTETTEAAAMAARPEAAGLRDRVALAVQRSVQGRCWRETRADETSVRDICRQHDLPDLIGRILAARGIALDSVPDYLSPSLRAYLPDPDVLADGAKAASIVADAVQAGETIGVFGDYDVDGATSTALMVRYLRDAGARTVLHIPDRLEEGYGPNLPAVEAMAEKGASLFLFLDCGTTAFDVLKAVGERGLPAVVVDHHTAEARLPDVRAVVNPNRQDDTSGLGDLAACGVTFLLLVGINRRLRTAGHFGEQCREPSLLGLLDLVALGTICDVVPLTGLNRAFVAQGLKVINARSNSGLAALARVAGLEGALDGYHAGFILGPRINAGGRVGRADLGARLLSGDLDGEDVDSIAGLLDTHNEDRKARERAVLDDAAAHVVCDSGGTPVCPVVTVHGNGWHPGVIGIVAGRLKEKFARPVCVISWQLGPDGAPAGVGKASARSVPGIDLGRAVIDARNAGLLLAGGGHAMAAGFSIERRALDAFQAFMDDHVRRQIADAFPGTDSPDDSPLARDYRIDSILAAEAATVGTAHLVARLGPFGPGNPEPRFVIPSVRLIKPRVVGAGHVSFFASGGGGASLKAIAFRAADGPLGAVLMGGGRDRPVHIAGTLRIDRWQGRETVQILVEDAAHADAT from the coding sequence GGTGCAGGGCCGCTGCTGGCGTGAGACGCGCGCCGACGAGACCTCGGTCAGGGATATTTGCCGACAGCACGACCTGCCCGATCTCATTGGCCGCATCCTGGCGGCGCGAGGCATCGCGCTGGATAGCGTGCCGGACTATCTCTCCCCCAGTCTGCGCGCCTATCTGCCGGACCCCGACGTTCTCGCCGACGGTGCAAAGGCGGCATCGATCGTGGCCGATGCCGTGCAGGCCGGAGAAACCATCGGTGTCTTCGGCGACTACGATGTTGATGGCGCCACCTCGACGGCGCTCATGGTCCGGTATCTGCGCGATGCCGGCGCCAGGACGGTGCTTCATATCCCTGACCGGCTTGAAGAGGGGTACGGCCCCAATCTGCCGGCGGTCGAGGCGATGGCCGAAAAGGGTGCATCACTGTTCCTGTTCCTGGATTGCGGCACCACGGCCTTCGATGTGCTGAAAGCCGTCGGCGAACGGGGGCTGCCCGCCGTGGTCGTGGATCATCATACCGCCGAAGCGCGTTTGCCCGATGTGCGGGCCGTCGTGAACCCGAATCGCCAGGACGATACCAGCGGGCTCGGGGATCTGGCCGCCTGCGGCGTGACATTTCTCCTGCTCGTCGGCATCAATCGCCGGCTTCGAACAGCGGGGCATTTCGGCGAGCAATGCCGGGAGCCGTCTCTTCTCGGCCTGCTGGATCTGGTTGCACTGGGCACGATTTGCGATGTCGTGCCGCTGACGGGGCTCAACCGCGCCTTTGTGGCCCAGGGCCTCAAGGTCATCAACGCCCGATCCAATTCCGGTTTGGCAGCGTTGGCGCGCGTGGCCGGTCTTGAGGGCGCTCTGGATGGCTACCACGCCGGATTCATTCTGGGACCCCGGATCAATGCCGGCGGGCGCGTCGGCCGGGCGGATCTGGGGGCCCGGCTGCTTTCCGGCGATCTGGACGGCGAGGATGTCGACAGCATCGCCGGCCTTCTCGATACCCACAATGAAGACCGCAAGGCGCGGGAGCGGGCTGTGCTGGACGATGCTGCGGCGCATGTGGTCTGCGATTCCGGCGGCACGCCGGTCTGTCCGGTCGTGACCGTGCACGGCAATGGCTGGCATCCCGGCGTGATCGGCATTGTCGCCGGTCGCCTGAAGGAGAAATTTGCCAGGCCGGTTTGCGTGATCAGCTGGCAGTTGGGCCCGGATGGAGCGCCTGCAGGGGTGGGGAAGGCGTCTGCGCGATCCGTGCCTGGTATCGATCTCGGGCGCGCGGTGATCGATGCCCGCAATGCCGGGCTGCTGCTGGCTGGCGGCGGTCACGCGATGGCGGCTGGATTCTCGATCGAGCGAAGGGCTCTGGACGCCTTTCAGGCGTTCATGGACGACCATGTCCGCCGTCAGATTGCCGATGCTTTTCCAGGCACCGATTCGCCGGACGACAGTCCGCTGGCCCGGGACTACCGGATCGACAGCATCCTCGCCGCCGAAGCGGCGACAGTGGGCACGGCGCATCTGGTTGCCAGACTTGGCCCATTCGGCCCCGGCAATCCGGAGCCGCGTTTCGTTATTCCGTCGGTGCGCCTGATAAAGCCGCGTGTGGTGGGGGCCGGTCATGTCAGCTTCTTCGCGTCCGGCGGTGGCGGCGCAAGCCTCAAGGCAATCGCGTTTCGCGCCGCCGACGGGCCGTTGGGCGCGGTCCTGATGGGGGGCGGCCGGGATCGGCCGGTTCATATTGCCGGGACATTGCGGATCGACCGGTGGCAGGGCCGTGAGACGGTCCAGATCCTGGTCGAGGACGCAGCCCACGCCGATGCGACATAG
- the gltX gene encoding glutamate--tRNA ligase, which translates to MTVVRFAPSPTGRLHVGNARTALVTWLHGRKRAGTCILRFDDTDTNRSSEAYVDAIRDDLAWLGLDWDQEQRQSARVDRYADTIERLKSSGRIYPCYESEEELALKRASLLSRGLPPLYDRAALSLSASERQAFEAEGRSPHWRFRLEPTPIAWTDLVRGPISFSGADLSDPVVIREDGSPLYHICSVIDDIDMGVTDVVRGEDHVSNTATHIQMFEALDAPIPRFAHLALLSAADGQGLSKRGGSMSLGDLRDDEGIEPAALRSLLARIGTSDPVEPVEDIDALVATFDFARFGRATARFDIAELLRINARIVHGMSFERARDGLIAAGLPEADEAFWAAVRPNISRIKEAGEWWAIAKEPIEPVIEDEEFAHAAAELLPPEPWTAQTWAQWTGAIKEATGRKGKSLFMPLRMALTGRQHGPELAELLVLIGRDRTLDRLSGRRA; encoded by the coding sequence ATGACAGTCGTGCGTTTCGCTCCCAGCCCTACCGGCAGATTGCATGTGGGCAATGCCCGCACCGCACTGGTGACGTGGCTTCATGGCCGCAAACGAGCCGGAACCTGTATTCTGCGCTTCGACGATACCGATACCAATCGGTCCAGCGAAGCTTATGTAGACGCCATCCGTGACGACCTGGCGTGGCTGGGTCTGGATTGGGATCAGGAGCAGCGGCAATCGGCGCGCGTGGACCGTTACGCTGACACGATCGAACGGCTGAAATCGTCCGGGCGCATTTATCCTTGCTACGAGTCCGAAGAAGAACTTGCGCTGAAGCGCGCCAGTCTGCTGTCTCGTGGCCTCCCGCCCCTGTATGACCGGGCGGCTCTGTCGCTTTCTGCTTCCGAGCGCCAGGCGTTCGAGGCTGAAGGCCGCAGTCCCCATTGGCGCTTCAGACTGGAACCGACGCCGATCGCCTGGACGGATCTGGTCCGCGGGCCGATATCGTTCTCCGGCGCCGATCTCAGCGATCCAGTCGTCATCCGAGAGGACGGTTCTCCGCTCTATCACATCTGTTCCGTTATCGACGATATCGATATGGGTGTTACCGATGTGGTGCGTGGAGAAGACCATGTGTCCAACACGGCCACGCATATCCAGATGTTCGAGGCGCTGGATGCGCCGATACCCCGGTTTGCCCATCTGGCGCTATTGTCGGCCGCAGATGGCCAGGGGCTGTCCAAGCGCGGCGGCAGCATGTCGCTGGGAGACCTCAGAGACGACGAGGGTATCGAGCCTGCGGCGCTGAGGAGCCTGCTTGCCCGCATCGGTACGTCGGATCCGGTCGAGCCGGTCGAGGATATCGATGCGCTGGTAGCGACGTTCGACTTTGCCCGGTTCGGGCGGGCGACCGCGAGGTTCGATATCGCGGAACTGCTGCGGATCAATGCCCGCATCGTCCATGGAATGAGCTTCGAGCGCGCGCGCGACGGGCTGATCGCCGCTGGCCTGCCCGAGGCCGACGAGGCATTCTGGGCGGCGGTCCGGCCGAATATCTCCCGGATAAAGGAGGCGGGCGAATGGTGGGCGATCGCCAAGGAGCCGATCGAACCGGTTATCGAGGACGAGGAATTCGCCCATGCGGCGGCGGAGCTGCTGCCGCCGGAACCGTGGACGGCGCAGACCTGGGCGCAATGGACCGGCGCAATCAAGGAAGCCACCGGGCGCAAGGGCAAGTCGCTGTTCATGCCGTTGCGGATGGCGCTGACAGGGCGTCAGCACGGACCTGAACTGGCCGAATTGCTGGTGCTGATCGGCCGCGACCGGACCCTGGATCGGCTTTCCGGCCGTCGCGCCTGA
- a CDS encoding I78 family peptidase inhibitor: MIRLFSTASLATTILLAGCISTPVTDPPPREPIATNCDARSAAWSVGLTATDEIIDRAWEDANARFMRVIRPNKAVTMEFNPERINFELDRNEVIRAVRCG, encoded by the coding sequence ATGATTCGCCTTTTCAGCACTGCGTCGCTCGCAACAACGATCCTGTTGGCCGGCTGTATCTCAACGCCGGTCACCGATCCGCCGCCGCGAGAGCCGATCGCCACGAATTGCGACGCACGCTCCGCCGCCTGGTCAGTCGGACTTACCGCGACCGATGAAATCATCGATCGCGCGTGGGAGGACGCCAACGCGCGATTCATGAGAGTTATTCGACCCAACAAAGCCGTGACCATGGAGTTCAATCCGGAGCGGATAAACTTCGAGCTTGATCGCAACGAGGTTATTCGCGCCGTCCGCTGCGGCTGA